One window of Nocardia nova SH22a genomic DNA carries:
- a CDS encoding aspartate aminotransferase family protein, with translation MGALWHGFADMGAVEREGAFVVARGEGAYIWDEAGRRYLDATAGLWFTNVGHGRREIADAVAAQLSTLAHYSNFGDLAAPVTQRLAERLAELAPVPGSKVMFTSGGSDSVDTAAKLARRYWRELGRPDKTLLVGRRLAYHGMHVAGTALAGIPVNHDGYGELMTDTRTVEWDSAESLSTLIDEVGADRIAAFFCEPIIGAGGVYLPPEGYLEQVRRLCRDNDILFVADEVVTGFGRIGGSWFASTRFGLEPDLMTTAKGLTSGYLPMGAVFVAPRVAEPFFAGGVWFRHGYTYGGHAGSAAAAMANLDIIERENLLDASKNVESLLHEHLAPLAAHPRVAEVRSGLGAVAAIQLAEPSEGPTMVKALRAQGVSGRAAGQGALQISPSFVITDEQVAELAAAIGRALG, from the coding sequence ATGGGCGCGTTGTGGCACGGATTCGCGGATATGGGCGCGGTGGAGCGAGAGGGCGCGTTCGTGGTGGCCCGCGGTGAGGGCGCCTACATCTGGGACGAGGCCGGACGACGCTACCTCGACGCGACCGCCGGGCTGTGGTTCACCAATGTCGGCCACGGCCGCCGCGAGATCGCCGACGCGGTCGCGGCGCAGCTGTCGACACTCGCGCACTATTCGAATTTCGGCGATCTGGCCGCGCCGGTCACGCAGCGGCTGGCGGAGCGGCTCGCGGAGCTGGCGCCGGTGCCGGGGAGCAAGGTCATGTTCACCTCCGGCGGTTCGGATTCGGTCGACACCGCCGCCAAACTCGCCCGCCGGTACTGGCGTGAGCTCGGCCGCCCGGACAAGACCCTGCTGGTGGGCCGTCGGCTGGCCTATCACGGGATGCATGTCGCCGGTACGGCGCTGGCGGGAATTCCGGTCAATCACGACGGCTACGGCGAGCTGATGACCGATACCCGCACGGTGGAATGGGACAGCGCGGAATCGTTGAGCACGCTGATCGACGAGGTCGGCGCCGATCGGATCGCCGCGTTCTTCTGCGAGCCGATCATCGGCGCCGGTGGGGTGTATCTGCCGCCGGAGGGCTATCTGGAACAGGTGCGCAGGCTGTGCCGGGACAATGACATCCTCTTCGTCGCCGACGAGGTCGTGACCGGATTCGGCCGGATCGGCGGATCCTGGTTCGCCTCCACCAGATTCGGCCTGGAACCGGATCTGATGACCACCGCGAAGGGGCTGACCTCCGGCTATCTGCCGATGGGCGCGGTGTTCGTGGCTCCGCGGGTGGCCGAGCCGTTCTTCGCCGGTGGAGTGTGGTTCCGGCACGGTTACACCTACGGCGGTCACGCCGGTTCGGCCGCGGCCGCCATGGCGAATCTGGACATCATCGAACGCGAGAATCTGCTCGACGCCAGCAAGAACGTCGAGTCGCTCCTGCACGAGCACCTCGCACCGCTGGCGGCGCATCCGCGGGTGGCGGAGGTACGCAGCGGTCTGGGCGCGGTCGCGGCGATCCAGCTCGCCGAGCCCTCCGAGGGGCCCACGATGGTGAAAGCGCTGCGCGCTCAGGGGGTCTCGGGCCGCGCCGCGGGCCAAGGCGCGCTGCAGATCTCGCCGTCCTTCGTCATCACCGATGAGCAGGTCGCCGAACTCGCTGCGGCAATCGGACGCGCGTTGGGCTGA
- a CDS encoding DUF5134 domain-containing protein, with product MTEHAALRWGVIGAFVVAAAIVVVRHISVPVVSGASRAGMWSAGEADHEADAAHLMMCLVMLAMLLFPATMAPDAIRGVLTAMVVVYALLLVVRTGQWHKRFTTAGFRTPAVAYHLVAAVAMLWVMSGHHHGGGAMSTAPVVPVSIAAALFAADAVLLMVPRTRHLLRHDISHLPGVPGALGAVPHVVMDLGTAYMLVAAVAG from the coding sequence ATGACCGAGCATGCTGCGCTGCGATGGGGTGTGATCGGCGCTTTCGTGGTCGCGGCGGCGATCGTGGTGGTGCGCCACATCTCCGTGCCGGTGGTGTCCGGCGCGTCCAGGGCGGGGATGTGGTCGGCGGGAGAGGCCGATCACGAGGCCGACGCCGCGCACCTGATGATGTGCCTGGTCATGCTGGCCATGCTGCTGTTCCCGGCGACCATGGCCCCCGACGCGATCCGGGGCGTACTCACCGCGATGGTCGTGGTGTACGCGCTGCTGCTGGTGGTGCGAACGGGGCAGTGGCACAAGCGATTCACCACCGCGGGCTTCCGCACACCGGCGGTGGCCTATCACCTGGTCGCGGCGGTGGCGATGCTGTGGGTGATGTCGGGGCACCACCACGGCGGCGGCGCGATGTCGACGGCCCCCGTCGTGCCCGTGTCGATCGCCGCCGCGCTGTTCGCCGCCGACGCCGTGCTGCTGATGGTTCCGCGCACGAGACATCTGCTGCGGCACGACATCTCGCATCTGCCGGGAGTGCCGGGGGCCCTGGGCGCCGTGCCACATGTGGTGATGGATCTCGGTACGGCGTACATGCTCGTCGCCGCCGTCGCGGGCTGA
- a CDS encoding carboxymuconolactone decarboxylase family protein codes for MSVENLKNSLPEYAKDLKLNLSSIARSTVLGEQQLWGTLLAAAAATRSATTLREIGEEAADTLSAEAYNAALGAATVMGMNNVFYRGRAFLDGRYDDLRAGLRMQIIGNPGVDKADFELWSFAVSSINGCQHCLEAHEHTLREAGVSREVIFEALRVAAIVAGVGQAVQASETLAATTV; via the coding sequence GTGTCCGTGGAGAACCTGAAGAATTCGCTTCCCGAATACGCCAAGGACCTCAAGCTCAACCTGTCGTCGATCGCGCGCTCGACCGTGCTGGGCGAACAGCAGCTGTGGGGCACCCTGCTCGCCGCGGCGGCCGCCACCCGGTCGGCCACCACGCTGCGCGAGATCGGCGAAGAGGCCGCCGACACCCTGTCCGCGGAGGCGTACAACGCCGCGCTGGGCGCCGCGACCGTCATGGGTATGAACAATGTGTTCTACCGGGGCCGCGCATTTCTCGACGGTCGCTACGACGATCTGCGGGCCGGGCTGCGGATGCAGATCATCGGCAATCCGGGCGTCGACAAGGCCGATTTCGAACTGTGGTCGTTCGCGGTGTCGTCGATCAACGGCTGCCAGCACTGCCTGGAGGCCCACGAGCACACCCTGCGTGAGGCCGGTGTGTCACGCGAGGTGATCTTCGAAGCGCTGCGGGTGGCCGCGATCGTCGCCGGTGTCGGGCAGGCCGTGCAGGCCAGCGAGACCCTGGCGGCGACCACGGTCTGA
- the hrpA gene encoding ATP-dependent RNA helicase HrpA: MTSTAARTRELRARLTDLTLRDEHRLRRRLDKARSDEELERLDREIGQASGRIEARRAAVPAIRYPEQLPVSAHRDDIAAAIAAHQVVIVAGATGSGKTTQIPKICLELGRGVRGTIGHTQPRRLAARTVAERIAAELDTELGDVVGYTVRFTDQASDRTLVKLMTDGILLAEIQRDRLLRRYDTIIIDEAHERSLNIDFLLGYLRSLLPKRPDLKVIITSATIDPELFARHFADPTTGEPAPIVEVSGRSYPVEIRYRPLAPEMSATRDDDELGSDATPRGVSRSAAAEARDQTDAIGDAVRELLAEGDGDVLVFLSGEREIRDTADALRDLRLPRTEILPLYARLSAAEQHRVFQSHTGRRVVLATNVAETSLTVPGIRYVVDPGTARISRYSMRTKVQRLPIEPISQASARQRSGRCGRVADGICIRLYSEDDFDSRPTFTEPEILRTNLAAVILQMTALGLGDIESFPFVEPPDRRAIRDGIALLLELGALGRNVTESAPGRGRRRRGRGEAAAVTDGRVHAPESGEDLALTPVGRQMAQLPVDPRMARMLVAAEAGGCLAEVLVIVAALSIQDVRERPAEFQQAADTKHARFAVGGSDFLAYLRLWDYLRGKRKSLSANQFRRMCRDEFLHYLRIREWQDLQGQLRTITRGLGWTASDSIGTRDDSQAPDGEVAPPIPNGDAVHRALLAGMLSHIGVREAESREFLGARGAKFMIFPGSGLAKKPPRWVMAAELVETSRLWGRMAARIEPEWAEQLAGDLVKRSYSEPHWSSKRGAAMAYERVTLYGIPLVTQRRIDFGRIDPQLSRELFIRHALVQGEWQTRHRFFQRNRDLLEDVADLEHRARRRDILVDDQVLFDFYDARVPADVVSVRHFDSWWRKAESADPDLLDFSAATVVNAAAATLDPAAYPDSWRQGELSFPLTYQFEPGQADDGVTVHVPVAQLAHVRAVGFDWLVPGMRAELAAALIKTLPKQLRRSVVPAPDFAEAALARLTARAEPLRTGLARELTALAGTPIAPADLDPAALPEHLRMTFAVEGPDGAVLARGKSLAALKTQLAQQISQSVAEATSAAERPPATSWTTRTLGTVPQTIRREVGGQTITGYPALVSEGDGVAVRVLSSPAEQRAAMRIGTRALLLRELPTALRTATAGMSSADRLALSQNPYGSLEGLIEDCRACAADELVAAHGGPVRGPEEFTRLVERVRPQFAETVARVLALVVPILAAAHRVRAALSATTDRDIADDVRGQLDDLVFDGFVSEFGSARLREIPRYLRAAEARLLALPGSADRDRQGMAELDRVHAAYTRLLGRLPESRRGTADVTGIWWMIEELRVSLFAQQLGTPHPVSAKRIIKAMDGIGAAPARPR; this comes from the coding sequence ATGACCTCGACTGCCGCCCGCACCCGTGAACTCCGCGCTCGCCTCACCGATCTCACCCTTCGTGACGAACACCGGCTCCGTCGGCGGCTCGACAAGGCCCGGTCGGACGAGGAACTGGAGCGGCTGGACCGGGAGATCGGCCAGGCGTCCGGCCGGATCGAGGCCCGCCGCGCCGCGGTCCCGGCGATCCGGTACCCCGAGCAACTGCCGGTCTCGGCCCACCGCGACGACATCGCCGCCGCGATCGCCGCCCATCAGGTCGTGATCGTCGCCGGCGCCACCGGATCCGGTAAGACCACCCAGATCCCCAAGATCTGCCTGGAACTCGGCCGCGGTGTCCGGGGCACCATCGGGCACACCCAGCCGCGGCGGCTGGCCGCGCGCACCGTCGCCGAACGCATTGCCGCCGAACTCGATACCGAACTCGGCGACGTGGTCGGCTACACGGTGCGATTCACCGATCAGGCATCGGATCGCACGCTGGTCAAGCTGATGACCGACGGTATTCTGCTGGCCGAGATCCAGCGCGACCGTCTATTGCGCCGCTACGACACGATCATCATCGACGAGGCGCACGAGCGCAGCCTCAATATCGACTTCCTGCTCGGCTATCTGCGTTCGCTGCTGCCGAAGCGCCCGGATCTGAAGGTGATCATCACCTCGGCGACCATCGATCCGGAACTGTTCGCACGTCACTTCGCCGATCCGACCACCGGCGAACCCGCGCCGATCGTGGAGGTCTCCGGCCGGTCCTATCCGGTCGAGATCCGCTACCGGCCGCTGGCTCCGGAGATGTCGGCGACCCGGGACGACGACGAACTCGGCTCCGACGCGACGCCCCGCGGCGTCTCGCGGTCCGCGGCCGCGGAGGCGCGCGATCAGACCGACGCGATCGGTGACGCGGTACGCGAACTGCTCGCCGAGGGCGACGGCGATGTGCTGGTCTTCCTGTCCGGTGAGCGCGAGATCCGCGACACCGCCGACGCGCTGCGGGATCTGCGGCTGCCCCGCACCGAGATCCTGCCGCTGTACGCACGACTGTCGGCGGCCGAACAGCATCGAGTGTTCCAGTCGCACACCGGCCGTCGCGTGGTGCTGGCCACCAATGTCGCCGAGACCTCGCTGACCGTTCCGGGCATTCGTTACGTCGTCGATCCCGGAACCGCGCGCATCTCCCGCTATTCGATGCGCACCAAGGTACAGCGCCTGCCGATCGAACCGATTTCGCAGGCCTCGGCCCGGCAGCGGTCCGGGCGATGCGGTCGCGTCGCCGACGGCATCTGCATCCGGCTCTACTCGGAGGACGATTTCGACAGTCGCCCGACCTTCACCGAACCGGAGATCCTGCGCACCAATCTCGCCGCGGTCATCCTGCAGATGACCGCACTCGGGCTCGGCGACATCGAGAGCTTTCCGTTCGTCGAGCCACCGGACCGGCGCGCGATCCGCGACGGCATCGCCCTGCTGCTGGAACTGGGCGCACTCGGGCGCAATGTCACGGAGTCGGCTCCGGGGCGCGGCAGGCGGCGCCGCGGTCGAGGCGAAGCCGCTGCGGTCACCGACGGCCGGGTGCACGCACCGGAGAGCGGCGAGGATCTGGCACTGACGCCGGTGGGGCGGCAGATGGCCCAGTTGCCGGTCGATCCGCGGATGGCGCGCATGCTGGTCGCCGCCGAGGCGGGCGGCTGCCTGGCCGAGGTGCTGGTGATCGTGGCGGCCCTGTCGATCCAGGACGTGCGCGAGCGGCCCGCCGAATTCCAGCAGGCCGCCGATACGAAACACGCCCGGTTCGCTGTCGGCGGTTCGGACTTCCTGGCCTACCTGCGGCTCTGGGACTATCTGCGCGGGAAGCGGAAATCTCTGTCGGCCAACCAGTTCCGCCGCATGTGCCGCGACGAGTTCCTGCACTACCTGCGGATCCGCGAATGGCAGGATCTGCAGGGGCAGTTACGCACGATCACCCGCGGACTGGGCTGGACGGCGAGCGATTCGATCGGCACGCGGGACGATTCGCAGGCGCCCGACGGCGAGGTCGCGCCGCCGATTCCGAACGGCGACGCCGTCCATCGCGCCCTGCTGGCCGGAATGCTGTCGCATATCGGGGTGCGCGAGGCCGAATCGCGGGAATTCCTCGGCGCTCGCGGCGCCAAGTTCATGATCTTCCCCGGTTCGGGGCTGGCGAAGAAGCCGCCGCGCTGGGTGATGGCCGCGGAGCTGGTCGAAACCTCCCGGCTGTGGGGGCGGATGGCGGCGCGGATCGAACCCGAGTGGGCCGAACAACTCGCCGGAGATCTGGTCAAACGCAGCTATTCCGAACCACATTGGTCATCGAAACGCGGCGCCGCGATGGCCTACGAACGGGTGACTCTCTACGGCATCCCGCTGGTCACACAGCGACGGATCGACTTCGGGCGGATCGACCCGCAGCTGTCGCGTGAACTGTTCATCCGGCACGCGCTGGTCCAGGGTGAGTGGCAGACCCGGCACCGGTTCTTCCAGCGCAACCGCGATCTGCTCGAGGACGTGGCGGATCTGGAACACCGGGCGCGCCGCCGGGACATCCTGGTCGACGATCAGGTGTTGTTCGACTTCTACGACGCCCGCGTTCCCGCCGATGTGGTGTCGGTGCGGCATTTCGACAGCTGGTGGCGCAAGGCCGAATCCGCGGATCCCGATCTGCTCGATTTCTCGGCCGCCACCGTGGTCAACGCCGCGGCCGCGACGCTGGATCCGGCCGCCTACCCCGACAGCTGGCGCCAAGGCGAGCTGAGTTTCCCCCTCACCTATCAATTCGAGCCCGGACAGGCCGACGACGGTGTGACGGTGCATGTTCCGGTGGCACAGCTCGCCCATGTGCGAGCGGTCGGATTCGATTGGCTGGTCCCGGGAATGCGCGCGGAGCTCGCCGCCGCGCTGATCAAGACGCTGCCGAAACAGTTGCGGCGCAGCGTGGTTCCCGCTCCGGATTTCGCCGAGGCGGCCCTGGCCCGGCTCACCGCCCGGGCCGAGCCGCTGCGCACCGGTCTCGCGCGGGAACTGACGGCGCTGGCCGGGACGCCGATCGCCCCGGCCGACCTCGATCCCGCGGCACTGCCGGAACATCTGCGGATGACCTTCGCGGTCGAAGGACCCGACGGCGCGGTCCTCGCCCGCGGCAAGAGCCTCGCCGCCCTGAAGACCCAGCTGGCACAACAGATTTCCCAGTCGGTGGCCGAGGCCACCAGTGCGGCCGAACGACCACCCGCCACGAGCTGGACCACCCGGACACTCGGCACGGTGCCGCAGACCATCCGGCGCGAGGTCGGCGGGCAGACCATCACCGGCTATCCCGCACTGGTCAGCGAGGGCGACGGCGTCGCGGTGCGGGTGCTGTCCTCACCGGCCGAACAGCGCGCGGCGATGCGAATCGGCACCCGGGCCCTGTTGCTGCGCGAACTGCCGACCGCGCTGCGGACCGCGACCGCCGGGATGTCGTCCGCCGATCGCCTTGCGCTGAGCCAGAATCCGTACGGATCGCTGGAGGGGCTGATCGAGGACTGCCGCGCCTGCGCGGCCGACGAACTGGTGGCCGCCCACGGCGGTCCCGTGCGCGGCCCGGAGGAGTTCACTCGGCTGGTCGAACGGGTCCGGCCGCAGTTCGCGGAGACGGTCGCGCGGGTGCTCGCGCTGGTCGTGCCGATTCTGGCGGCCGCGCACCGGGTGCGCGCGGCCCTGTCCGCCACCACCGATCGCGATATCGCCGACGATGTGCGCGGGCAGCTCGACGATCTGGTCTTCGACGGTTTCGTCAGTGAATTCGGCAGTGCCCGGCTCCGGGAGATACCGCGCTATCTGCGTGCCGCCGAGGCGCGATTGCTCGCCCTGCCCGGATCCGCCGACCGCGATCGGCAGGGCATGGCCGAGTTGGACCGCGTCCACGCGGCGTACACGCGACTGCTCGGCCGACTTCCGGAATCGCGTCGCGGTACCGCCGATGTCACCGGGATCTGGTGGATGATCGAGGAATTGCGGGTGAGCCTGTTCGCACAGCAACTCGGAACTCCCCATCCGGTGTCGGCCAAGCGAATCATCAAGGCGATGGACGGAATCGGCGCGGCACCGGCCCGGCCGCGCTGA
- the nrdR gene encoding transcriptional regulator NrdR, which translates to MHCPYCRHPDSRVVDSREAEEGSAIRRRRACPQCGRRFTTVETAILSVVKRSGVTEPFSREKVIRGVSRACQGREVDDDALNLLAQQVEDAVRAKGSPEVPSHEVGLAILGPLRDLDEVAYLRFASVYRSFSSADDFEREIADLRRHRTERSVAASAD; encoded by the coding sequence ATGCATTGCCCGTACTGTCGGCACCCGGATTCGCGGGTGGTCGACTCGCGTGAGGCCGAGGAAGGTAGCGCGATCAGGCGCCGTCGCGCCTGTCCGCAGTGTGGGCGGCGCTTCACCACCGTCGAGACGGCGATCCTGTCGGTCGTCAAACGCAGTGGAGTCACCGAACCGTTCAGCCGGGAGAAGGTCATTCGCGGTGTGAGCCGCGCCTGTCAGGGACGCGAGGTCGACGACGACGCCCTGAACCTGCTGGCCCAGCAGGTCGAGGACGCGGTGCGCGCGAAGGGGTCTCCCGAGGTGCCGAGCCACGAGGTCGGCCTGGCGATTCTCGGACCGCTGCGTGATCTCGACGAGGTCGCCTATCTGCGTTTCGCCTCGGTCTATCGGTCCTTCAGCTCCGCCGACGATTTCGAACGCGAGATCGCCGATCTGCGCAGGCATCGCACCGAGCGGTCGGTCGCGGCGAGCGCGGACTGA
- a CDS encoding gamma-glutamylcyclotransferase family protein: protein MSAARKPAPQQRRARPDDPGPDLFAYGTLQFGPVLDVLLGRTPEMDVAVARGWRVATLPQRLYPGLVVQPGRMAGGVVLRGLTAADWRIIEAFEDPEYDLRPIELIGIDEPVRTFVWSSAVTGNDWLPEVFVSDHLDRYVDRAAQWRQERA from the coding sequence ATGAGCGCGGCGCGCAAGCCCGCACCGCAGCAGCGGCGGGCTCGGCCGGACGATCCCGGCCCGGATCTGTTCGCCTACGGCACTCTTCAGTTCGGGCCCGTGCTCGACGTGTTGCTCGGGCGGACACCGGAGATGGATGTCGCGGTTGCGCGCGGCTGGCGGGTCGCGACCCTGCCGCAGCGGCTGTATCCGGGACTGGTGGTGCAGCCGGGCCGGATGGCGGGCGGTGTGGTGCTGCGCGGGCTCACCGCCGCGGACTGGCGGATCATCGAGGCGTTCGAGGATCCGGAATACGATCTGCGGCCCATCGAGCTGATCGGCATCGACGAACCGGTGCGGACATTCGTGTGGTCGTCGGCGGTGACCGGCAACGATTGGCTTCCGGAGGTCTTCGTCTCCGATCATCTGGATCGCTACGTCGACCGCGCCGCCCAGTGGCGCCAGGAGCGGGCCTGA
- a CDS encoding peroxiredoxin has translation MALLTIGDQFPAYNLTAVIGGDLSKVNAQQPDDYFTQISSDDHAGKWRIVFFWPKDFTFVCPTEIAAFGKLNDEFADRDAQVLGASVDNEFVHFQWRAQHEDLKTLPFPILSDLKRELVETTGVLNADGVADRATFIVDPNNEVQFVSVTAGSVGRNVDEVLRVLDALQSDELCACNWKKGDPTIDAGELLAASV, from the coding sequence ATGGCTCTGCTGACCATCGGCGACCAGTTCCCCGCCTACAACCTGACCGCGGTCATCGGCGGCGATCTGTCGAAGGTGAACGCGCAGCAGCCCGACGACTACTTCACCCAGATCTCGAGCGACGATCACGCCGGCAAGTGGCGCATCGTCTTCTTCTGGCCGAAGGACTTCACCTTCGTCTGCCCGACCGAGATCGCCGCCTTCGGCAAGCTGAACGACGAGTTCGCCGACCGCGACGCCCAGGTGCTCGGTGCGTCGGTCGACAACGAGTTCGTGCACTTCCAGTGGCGGGCCCAGCACGAGGATCTCAAGACCCTCCCCTTCCCCATCCTGAGCGACCTCAAGCGTGAGCTGGTCGAGACCACCGGCGTGCTCAACGCCGACGGCGTCGCCGACCGCGCGACCTTCATCGTCGACCCCAACAACGAGGTCCAGTTCGTTTCCGTCACCGCCGGTTCCGTGGGCCGCAACGTCGACGAGGTGCTGCGCGTGCTCGACGCCCTGCAGTCCGACGAGCTGTGCGCCTGCAACTGGAAGAAGGGCGACCCGACCATCGACGCCGGTGAACTGCTCGCCGCCAGCGTCTGA
- a CDS encoding MBL fold metallo-hydrolase — MRIHHLNCGTMAMGIVDHCLLIETRTGLVLVDTGFGLDCVRDPGRLVGPMRMVMGIRPTEHETAVRQIQALGYDPADVRNVILTHLDFDHAAGLADFPNATVHVYGPEFRAATAGRTFAERRRYRAAQWSHGPRWMVNELDGTDEWFGFRAVRDLPGIPPEILVIPLPGHTRGHVGVAVDSGAGWLLHAGDAFHAASEIDPVTPKSSLFWWTFELNTVVRGAYYENRRRLVELNRAHSGEITIVNSHDPELFARVTGNSVRSVG; from the coding sequence GTGCGGATTCATCACCTCAATTGCGGCACCATGGCCATGGGAATCGTGGACCACTGTTTGCTCATCGAGACCAGGACCGGGTTGGTGCTGGTGGACACCGGCTTCGGACTCGACTGCGTGCGGGATCCGGGCCGGTTGGTCGGGCCGATGCGCATGGTGATGGGCATCCGGCCGACCGAACACGAGACGGCCGTCCGTCAGATCCAGGCTCTCGGCTACGACCCGGCCGACGTGCGAAATGTCATCCTGACCCATCTCGACTTCGATCACGCCGCGGGCCTCGCCGATTTCCCGAACGCGACCGTGCACGTGTACGGACCGGAGTTCCGGGCCGCGACCGCCGGGCGCACGTTCGCCGAGCGGAGGCGGTATCGCGCCGCGCAGTGGTCGCACGGGCCGCGCTGGATGGTCAACGAACTCGACGGCACCGACGAATGGTTCGGGTTCCGCGCGGTGCGGGATCTGCCGGGCATACCGCCGGAGATCCTGGTGATTCCGCTGCCCGGACATACTCGCGGACATGTCGGTGTGGCGGTCGATTCCGGGGCGGGCTGGCTGCTGCACGCCGGTGACGCGTTCCATGCGGCGAGCGAGATCGATCCGGTGACGCCCAAGTCGTCGCTGTTCTGGTGGACCTTCGAACTGAACACGGTCGTGCGGGGCGCCTACTACGAGAACCGGCGGCGGCTGGTGGAGCTCAATCGCGCGCACAGCGGCGAGATCACCATCGTGAACTCGCATGATCCCGAGCTGTTCGCCCGGGTCACCGGGAACTCGGTCCGCTCGGTGGGCTAG
- a CDS encoding PhzF family phenazine biosynthesis protein translates to MSEFGSAGTQVEVVRVFTDPAGRFGNPLGIARASTVLDADHQALAARVGHSETVVVNDPVGGRTRMRIYTPARELPFAGYPLLGTCWWLADQGQPVKVIDVPAGPVEVQMLDDGLVWLRARAEWAPEFTFDQFTDGKLLDTVDPRHFTEGQHYIWTWTNEARGAIHSRMFAPALGIAEDEATGAAAIALTAQLRRSLIITQGSGSQLFTEWDSDGWVRLGGRVVADHPVLL, encoded by the coding sequence ATGAGCGAATTCGGCAGCGCAGGGACCCAGGTCGAAGTGGTGCGGGTGTTCACCGATCCGGCGGGCCGATTCGGCAATCCGCTCGGTATCGCCCGGGCCTCGACGGTGCTCGACGCCGACCATCAGGCGCTGGCCGCGCGCGTCGGCCACAGCGAGACGGTCGTGGTGAACGATCCGGTCGGCGGGCGCACCCGGATGCGGATCTACACCCCCGCCCGTGAGTTGCCGTTCGCCGGGTATCCCCTGCTGGGCACGTGCTGGTGGCTGGCCGACCAGGGGCAGCCGGTGAAGGTGATCGATGTTCCCGCCGGGCCGGTCGAGGTGCAGATGCTCGACGACGGGCTGGTGTGGCTGCGCGCCCGTGCCGAATGGGCGCCCGAGTTCACCTTCGACCAGTTCACCGACGGCAAGTTGCTCGATACCGTCGATCCCCGGCATTTCACGGAAGGCCAGCACTACATCTGGACCTGGACCAACGAGGCCCGCGGCGCGATCCACTCGCGAATGTTCGCCCCCGCGTTGGGAATCGCCGAGGACGAGGCGACCGGTGCGGCCGCGATCGCGCTCACCGCACAGCTGCGCCGCAGCCTGATCATCACCCAGGGCTCGGGTTCGCAGCTGTTCACCGAATGGGACTCCGACGGCTGGGTACGCCTGGGCGGGCGCGTGGTCGCCGACCACCCCGTGCTGCTGTAG
- a CDS encoding hydrogen peroxide-inducible genes activator codes for MTDQTYQPTLSQLRAFVAIAEYRHFGTAAAHLSVSQPTLSQALASLENGLGLQLIERSTRRVLVTAAGKRLLPQAMATLEAADRFVATAAGDGLGGTVRMGIIPTVAPYVLPTLLPELRRRLPALVPHVIEDQTARLLDGLRTGVLDVAMLALPADASGMVEIPLYTEEFVMVTPIGHELAGRSDITPAELDELPLLLLDEGHCLRDQTLDLCRSQDVRPGPVGDTRAASLTTVVQCVGGGLGVTLIPEMAVAAETSRGTLDIARFAAPAPGRTIGLVFRGSTARVEDYEQLAEIIRTQRPL; via the coding sequence GTGACTGATCAGACTTATCAGCCCACCCTGTCACAGCTGCGTGCGTTCGTGGCGATCGCCGAATACCGTCATTTCGGCACCGCCGCGGCTCATCTGAGTGTGAGCCAACCCACGCTATCGCAGGCGCTGGCATCACTGGAAAACGGACTGGGTCTGCAGCTGATCGAGCGCAGCACACGCCGGGTGCTGGTGACCGCCGCGGGCAAACGGCTACTGCCCCAAGCGATGGCGACACTCGAGGCCGCCGATCGTTTCGTGGCCACCGCGGCCGGTGACGGATTGGGCGGCACGGTACGGATGGGCATCATCCCTACCGTGGCGCCCTATGTGCTGCCGACGCTGCTGCCCGAGCTCCGCCGCCGCCTGCCCGCGTTGGTTCCGCACGTCATCGAGGATCAGACGGCGCGGCTGCTCGACGGCCTGCGCACCGGCGTTCTCGACGTCGCGATGCTGGCACTGCCCGCCGACGCTTCCGGCATGGTCGAAATCCCGCTCTACACCGAGGAATTCGTCATGGTGACGCCGATCGGGCACGAACTGGCCGGCCGGTCCGACATCACGCCCGCGGAGCTGGACGAACTGCCGCTGCTGCTGCTCGACGAAGGGCACTGTCTGCGGGACCAGACACTGGATCTGTGCCGCTCCCAGGATGTCCGGCCGGGACCGGTCGGCGACACCCGCGCGGCCTCGCTGACCACGGTGGTGCAGTGCGTCGGAGGCGGCCTCGGGGTGACGTTGATCCCGGAGATGGCGGTCGCCGCCGAAACCTCGCGCGGCACACTGGATATCGCGCGTTTCGCCGCCCCCGCGCCCGGCCGCACGATCGGCCTGGTGTTCCGCGGATCGACCGCGCGCGTGGAGGACTACGAGCAGCTGGCGGAAATCATTCGCACCCAGCGTCCGTTATGA